One Babylonia areolata isolate BAREFJ2019XMU chromosome 27, ASM4173473v1, whole genome shotgun sequence DNA window includes the following coding sequences:
- the LOC143300993 gene encoding protein adenylyltransferase FICD-like isoform X1, translating to MADWLTPLWTRQLKSVIHSLCFTFKTPSMNRKFLSLILLLGMFGFCLVTYLLEFTNFSHSNRQLFCTAAGGTDTVTDVGVHTGTDSCRPPDTSPVALRVRHKLPVKSADVKKEATAALNLALDLQDKGQTQKAQKVFQHALKLDPGHIDILTAYGEFLEVHMNDMLQADHYYKIALKVGPTHSKALMNRQRTSPIVEEMDQKNLNRIDHKRALFYTVPATNPALLQAKDDAYFAHIYHSNAIEGNTLTLSQTRAIIETRTAVGGKSLAEQNEVLGLDAALRYLNSTLVGRDSSLSLQDMLDIHQLVLGYVDPAQAGRYRSTQVVVGQFVPAPPSDVPALMDAMLRWLNSEETLSMHPIEFAAAAHYELVFIHPFHDGNGRTSRLLMNLILMKAGYPPVSVLVEDRMRYYKTLEMANSGDIRPFIRLIAESTERTLDEYLTATMDSSAHSLQQTSDLESNNIKQQRIA from the exons ATGGCAGATTGGTTGACTCCGTTATGGACCCGGCAGTTGAAAAGTGTAATCCATTCATTGTGTTTTACTTTCAAGACTCCAAGTATGAATCGGAAGTTTCTTTCGTTAATTCTGTTGTTGGGAATGTTTGGGTTCTGTCTCGTGACATATCTCCTGGAGTTCACAAACTTTTCTCATTCCAACCGCCAGCTGTTTTGCACTGCCGCCGGAGGTACTGACACTGTGACCGACGTGGGTGTTCATACTGGAACTGACAGTTGTCGTCCGCCAGACACATCGCCTGTAGCACTTCGTGTGAGACACAAACTGCCAGTTAAATCGG CAGATGTGAAGAAGGAAGCCACAGCTGCCCTGAATCTGGCGCTTGACCTGCAGGACAAAGGTCAGACCCAAAAGGCTCAGAAGGTGTTCCAGCACGCACTGAAACTGGACCCAGGCCACATCGACATCCTGACAGCTTATGGGGAGTTCCTGGAGGTACACATGAATGACATGCTGCAAGCAGATCACTACTACAAAATTGCCCTGAAAGTTGGTCCCACACACAGCAAAGCTTTGATGAATCGTCAGCGCACCAGCCCTATTGTGGAAGAGATGGACCAGAAGAACCTGAATCGTATCGATCACAAACGAGCCCTATTCTACACCGTGCCAGCCACCAACCCTGCCTTGTTGCAGGCCAAGGATGATGCGTATTTTGCCCACATCTACCACAGTAATGCCATTGAGggaaacacactgacactgtcacagacaAGGGCGATCATTGAGACAAGGACGGCAGTAGGTGGGAAGAGTCTTGCAGAGCAAAACGAAGTGCTGGGATTGGATGCTGCTCTCCGCTACTTGAACAGCACGCTTGTGGGCAGG GACAGCAGCTTGAGCCTTCAAGACATGTTAGACATCCATCAGCTTGTCCTTGGTTATGTGGACCCAGCCCAGGCAGGCCGTTACCGCAGCACGCAGGTGGTCGTCGGCCAGTTTGTGCCAGCACCCCCGTCAGATGTGCCAGCTCTCATGGATGCCATGCTCAGGTGGCTGAACTCGGAAGAGACGCTGAGCATGCACCCGATAGAGTTCGCCGCTGCTGCGCACTACGAGCTTGTGTTCATACATCCGTTTCACGATGGAAACGGAAGGACTTCTCGCCTGTTGATGAACCTGATACTCATGAAGGCAGGTTACCCTCCGGTGTCAGTGCTGGTGGAGGACCGAATGCGCTACTATAAGACTCTGGAAATGGCCAACAGCGGAGACATTCGCCCCTTCATTCGCCTCATCGCAGAGTCCACTGAGAGGACACTGGACGAGTATCTCACAGCCACCATGGACAGCTCTGCTCACTCTTTGCAGCAGACTTCTGACCTGGAGAGCAACAACATTAAGCAGCAGAGAATAGCTTAA
- the LOC143300993 gene encoding protein adenylyltransferase FICD-like isoform X2, with protein MADWLTPLWTRQLKSVIHSLCFTFKTPSMNRKFLSLILLLGMFGFCLVTYLLEFTNFSHSNRQLFCTAAGGTDTVTDVGVHTGTDSCRPPDTSPVALRVRHKLPVKSDVKKEATAALNLALDLQDKGQTQKAQKVFQHALKLDPGHIDILTAYGEFLEVHMNDMLQADHYYKIALKVGPTHSKALMNRQRTSPIVEEMDQKNLNRIDHKRALFYTVPATNPALLQAKDDAYFAHIYHSNAIEGNTLTLSQTRAIIETRTAVGGKSLAEQNEVLGLDAALRYLNSTLVGRDSSLSLQDMLDIHQLVLGYVDPAQAGRYRSTQVVVGQFVPAPPSDVPALMDAMLRWLNSEETLSMHPIEFAAAAHYELVFIHPFHDGNGRTSRLLMNLILMKAGYPPVSVLVEDRMRYYKTLEMANSGDIRPFIRLIAESTERTLDEYLTATMDSSAHSLQQTSDLESNNIKQQRIA; from the exons ATGGCAGATTGGTTGACTCCGTTATGGACCCGGCAGTTGAAAAGTGTAATCCATTCATTGTGTTTTACTTTCAAGACTCCAAGTATGAATCGGAAGTTTCTTTCGTTAATTCTGTTGTTGGGAATGTTTGGGTTCTGTCTCGTGACATATCTCCTGGAGTTCACAAACTTTTCTCATTCCAACCGCCAGCTGTTTTGCACTGCCGCCGGAGGTACTGACACTGTGACCGACGTGGGTGTTCATACTGGAACTGACAGTTGTCGTCCGCCAGACACATCGCCTGTAGCACTTCGTGTGAGACACAAACTGCCAGTTAAATCGG ATGTGAAGAAGGAAGCCACAGCTGCCCTGAATCTGGCGCTTGACCTGCAGGACAAAGGTCAGACCCAAAAGGCTCAGAAGGTGTTCCAGCACGCACTGAAACTGGACCCAGGCCACATCGACATCCTGACAGCTTATGGGGAGTTCCTGGAGGTACACATGAATGACATGCTGCAAGCAGATCACTACTACAAAATTGCCCTGAAAGTTGGTCCCACACACAGCAAAGCTTTGATGAATCGTCAGCGCACCAGCCCTATTGTGGAAGAGATGGACCAGAAGAACCTGAATCGTATCGATCACAAACGAGCCCTATTCTACACCGTGCCAGCCACCAACCCTGCCTTGTTGCAGGCCAAGGATGATGCGTATTTTGCCCACATCTACCACAGTAATGCCATTGAGggaaacacactgacactgtcacagacaAGGGCGATCATTGAGACAAGGACGGCAGTAGGTGGGAAGAGTCTTGCAGAGCAAAACGAAGTGCTGGGATTGGATGCTGCTCTCCGCTACTTGAACAGCACGCTTGTGGGCAGG GACAGCAGCTTGAGCCTTCAAGACATGTTAGACATCCATCAGCTTGTCCTTGGTTATGTGGACCCAGCCCAGGCAGGCCGTTACCGCAGCACGCAGGTGGTCGTCGGCCAGTTTGTGCCAGCACCCCCGTCAGATGTGCCAGCTCTCATGGATGCCATGCTCAGGTGGCTGAACTCGGAAGAGACGCTGAGCATGCACCCGATAGAGTTCGCCGCTGCTGCGCACTACGAGCTTGTGTTCATACATCCGTTTCACGATGGAAACGGAAGGACTTCTCGCCTGTTGATGAACCTGATACTCATGAAGGCAGGTTACCCTCCGGTGTCAGTGCTGGTGGAGGACCGAATGCGCTACTATAAGACTCTGGAAATGGCCAACAGCGGAGACATTCGCCCCTTCATTCGCCTCATCGCAGAGTCCACTGAGAGGACACTGGACGAGTATCTCACAGCCACCATGGACAGCTCTGCTCACTCTTTGCAGCAGACTTCTGACCTGGAGAGCAACAACATTAAGCAGCAGAGAATAGCTTAA